Proteins co-encoded in one Medicago truncatula cultivar Jemalong A17 chromosome 8, MtrunA17r5.0-ANR, whole genome shotgun sequence genomic window:
- the LOC120577354 gene encoding protein MAIN-LIKE 1-like: MADQDPIDPSKMIGGRRAMTQSHRRERQGGHIPKRGRGRRGDGSGSSQATQPEESQVVDPSQPVDQTGVEYLNYQDQVHHDVTDGGYDQDHIPQQQDAVDEDDIAAAAAPEVLPTDPPFPGGPEDLSLLHSYADHVALSLWYNSNNVRKTRVLKPINHGAKILTLGRPNANENWFWDALQQSGLHDLVYLGYSTVPHALLLTLCERWHPETSTFHMPMGEMTVTLDDVACLTHLPIEGRMLAHGKKMPKHEGAELLMTYLGVSQNEAQKICNQEYGGCISYPRLREFYTSYLGRANVLAGTEDAEELEELARVRTYCVRCYLLYLVGCLLFGDRSNKRIELIYLTTMADGYAGMRNYSWGAMTLAYLYGELADACRPGHRALGGSVTLLTAWFLAHFPGFFSVDLNTDYLENYPVAARWKLQKVHGEGITYRSLLDRIQLDDVCWRPYEEHREIQDFEEVFWYSGWIMCGVRRVYRHLPERVLRQYGYVQTIPRHPTDVRDLPPPSIVQMFVDFGTHTLKADARGEQAGEETWRAADGYVLWYARVSHPQILPPIPGDLPRPANEDQIIAEQWQRYEARGSPDTYDMVSGAVAYADAQLGQEEVMSMTPQQLFEAMTHMREQIAPILTRRRAQRPRRRHHQQDQDQ; this comes from the exons atggccgatcaggaccccattgatccatcgaagatgattggtggtaggcgtgccatgactcagagccaccgcAGGGAGAGGCAGGGcggccacatcccaaagaggggtagaggtcgAAGAGGAGATGGCTCAGGaagctctcaggctacacagcctgaggaatcacaggttgttgacccgtcacagcctgttgaccagactggggtggagtacctgaactatcaggatcaggtacatcATGATGTGACGGATGGtggatatgaccaggatcatataccacagcAGCAGGATGCAGTAGACgaggatgacattgcagcagctgctgcaccggaggtgttacctACGGACCCTCCATTTCCTGGTGGACCGGAGGACCTGTCATTGCTCCACTCTTATGCCGATCATGTGGCTTTGTCACTctggtataattcaaataat gttcgtaagacccgcgtgcttaaaccgattaatcatggggccAAGATTCTCACTCTTGGACGCCCTAACGCaaatgagaattggttttgggatgcGCTTCAGCAGAGCGGGCTACATGATTTGGTATACTTGGGGTACTCCACCGTGCCTCATGCACTGCTGCTGactttatgcgagaggtggcatccggagaccagcaccttccacatgccgatgggggagatgactgtgacattggatgatgtcgcatgtctgacgcatcttcctattgaggggcggatgttggctcatgggaagaagatgcccaAGCATGAGGGAGCGGAACTGCTGATGACGTATCTGGGTGTGTCCCAGAATGAGGCTCAGAAGATCTGCAACCAGGAGTACGGCGGGTGCATTAGCTACCCGAGGCTGAGGGAGTTCTATACCtcgtaccttggtagggccaacGTATTGGCGGGTACGGAGGATGCTGAGGAGCTTGAGGAGCTGGCGAGGGTCAGGACATACTGCGTCCGGTGTTACCTTCTGTACTTggtcggatgcttgttgtttggcgatagaagcaacaagcgcatcgaGCTGATATATTTGACGACCATGGCGGACGGGTAcgcagggatgcgtaattattcctggggagCTATGACCCTCGCCTACCTATACGGCGAGTTGGCGGATGCATGTAGGCCTGGACACAGAGCGCTTGGggggagcgtgacactgctgact gcatggtttttggcgcattttccagGGTTTTTTAGTGTTGATCTCAACACTGACTACCTGGAAAACTATCCGGTtgcagcgaggtggaagctcCAGAAGGTTCATGGGGAGGGGAtcacgtatcggtcactgctcgatcgtatacagttagatgatgtatgctggaggccgtacgaggagcacagagagatccaggacttcgaggaggttttctggtattctggatggattatgtgcggcgtccgtagggtgtaccgtcacttgcccgagagggttttgaggcagtacggatacgtgCAGACCATCCCCAGACATCCGACTGATGTTAGGGACCTCCCACCGCCTTCCATTGTGCAGATGTTCGTCGACTTCggcactcacacgcttaaggcggacgcccggggtgagcaggcaggagagGAGACATGGCGGGCGGCGGATGGCTATGTCTTGTGGTACgctagggtgtctcaccctcagatcttgccacctattccaggagatcttccgaggcctgcaaatgaagatcagatcattgcagagcagtggcagcggtatgaggcgagaggctcgcctgacacctatgacatggttagtggcgctgttgcctacgctgatgcgcagttaggccaagaggaggtcatgagcatgacccctcaaCAGTTGTTTGAGGCCATGACCCAtatgagggagcagatcgcgccgattCTGACCAGGAGGAGAGCCCAGAGGCCGAGGCGGAGGCACCATCAGCAGGATCAGGACCAGTag